Proteins encoded by one window of Flavobacteriales bacterium:
- a CDS encoding pyridoxine 5'-phosphate synthase, which yields MTRLSVNINKLATLRNARGGQNPDVIRWAQDIERFGAQGITIHPRPDERHITRADVYALKKVVSTEFNIEGYPSDEFMDMVLEVGPDQVTLVPDPPEVLTSNAGWKVFDHEELLRKVIREFKAKGIRVSLFMENDLEGIKHTAALGADRIELYTEAFARAVVDGEDSVLEEYVQAAEVARDSGLGVNAGHDLDLNNLPILKAAIPYLDEVSIGHALICDALRYGMENTINLYLRALRDTES from the coding sequence ATGACCCGTCTAAGTGTCAATATCAACAAGCTTGCCACCCTACGTAACGCCCGCGGTGGCCAGAATCCGGACGTCATCCGATGGGCACAGGATATCGAACGATTCGGGGCACAGGGTATTACCATCCATCCACGACCTGATGAACGACATATCACCCGAGCTGATGTGTACGCGCTGAAGAAGGTGGTATCCACGGAGTTCAATATCGAAGGTTACCCCTCCGATGAATTCATGGACATGGTGCTTGAAGTCGGACCGGATCAAGTGACCTTGGTTCCAGACCCACCAGAAGTATTGACGTCCAATGCGGGTTGGAAGGTTTTTGATCATGAAGAGCTGCTGAGAAAAGTGATACGGGAATTCAAAGCAAAAGGAATCCGTGTTTCGCTCTTCATGGAGAACGATCTGGAGGGTATAAAGCATACGGCTGCATTAGGAGCTGATCGTATTGAACTCTATACCGAGGCTTTTGCACGCGCTGTAGTAGATGGAGAGGACTCTGTACTCGAAGAGTATGTCCAAGCGGCTGAAGTGGCTAGAGATTCTGGCCTAGGAGTAAATGCCGGGCATGACCTGGACCTGAACAACCTTCCTATACTCAAAGCAGCAATCCCATACTTGGATGAGGTCTCTATAGGGCATGCATTGATCTGTGATGCGTTGCGCTATGGAATGGAGAATACAATCAATTTATACTTAAGAGCACTTCGTGATACTGAATCATAG
- a CDS encoding alpha/beta fold hydrolase, which produces MILNHRIQGEGEPLFILHGLFGSSDNWNTLGKRFAEHRQVILVDQRNHGRSFHTEEMNYSVMAEDLIRLMDHLTIERADMLGHSMGGKTVMKTALDHPERVERLIVADIGPQDYVSHHDEILDAMFSLDLDSLDSRSDAVARLSEKLGSPSVVQFLAKNLYWVEKGRLAWRMNLQVIADHLDEILSSVGQEVYSGETLFVRGTASDYIVDTDMMALHIQFPQSEVKSIEGAGHWLHAERPDEFFQIVTEFLGDSAM; this is translated from the coding sequence GTGATACTGAATCATAGAATCCAAGGTGAGGGGGAACCGTTGTTTATTCTCCATGGTCTTTTCGGGTCTTCTGATAATTGGAACACCTTGGGAAAGCGCTTTGCTGAGCATCGACAGGTCATCTTGGTCGATCAGCGCAACCATGGCCGGTCATTTCACACAGAAGAGATGAACTACTCGGTCATGGCGGAGGATCTCATCCGTCTCATGGACCATTTGACGATAGAACGGGCAGATATGCTCGGGCACTCCATGGGTGGTAAGACGGTGATGAAGACCGCACTGGATCATCCGGAGCGTGTGGAACGATTGATCGTAGCCGATATCGGCCCTCAGGATTATGTCTCTCATCACGATGAAATATTGGATGCAATGTTCTCCTTGGACCTCGACTCGCTGGACTCGCGCAGTGATGCCGTAGCTCGCTTGTCGGAGAAATTGGGCTCCCCGAGTGTGGTCCAGTTTCTTGCCAAGAACCTCTATTGGGTGGAGAAAGGTAGACTGGCCTGGCGTATGAATCTGCAAGTGATCGCAGATCATTTGGACGAGATACTCTCTAGCGTGGGTCAAGAGGTCTACTCGGGTGAGACCCTATTCGTCAGGGGAACGGCAAGTGATTATATAGTCGATACCGATATGATGGCCTTGCATATACAGTTTCCCCAGAGTGAGGTGAAGTCCATTGAAGGAGCAGGTCACTGGCTCCATGCAGAACGACCCGATGAATTCTTCCAGATCGTCACTGAATTTCTCGGAGATTCAGCAATGTGA